The Gymnogyps californianus isolate 813 chromosome 3, ASM1813914v2, whole genome shotgun sequence genomic sequence ATACGCGCACCGGGTGCGTTCGGGTTTGGCTGCCGGTGCCCGGCGGCGGgagagcggggccgggccgggagcggAGTCCCGAGTGTCCCCCCTCTTttcccggccgccccccgccccggttccccgcccccgccgccggccgggcgCCCCGTCGGGGCCGGCTTTCCCGGGCGGGTCCCCGGCGGCCGCGCACAGCGGCACGAAGGCGGACGGGACACGGAGCCACGAACACGcgcgtacacacacacacacacacacactcccccccacacacacacacgcaagTAGCGGCGCAGACACACGCCCGCAGGCCTGCGCCCACGCGTGTGCGCGCActcggccgcccgccccgctgcGGCTCTGCCTTCGGGTCCAAGTTTCCAAAACCCCGGAGAATCTAAAAAAAACCGAAGCGAcgcgggggggcagggggagagcgGGGGGCTCGGACGAGGCGTGGGCCCACGGGTGGCCGTCGGGGCTCCCCCCCCGCAGGTGCCtcgccgggccggggcggccgtCGGAGCCGGGAGGGTCCGGTCCCGGAGGGAGGGGGCGACGCCGGGGCGGGacgggggtgtgtgtgtgtgtgtggacggacggacggacggggGACGGGACGACACACACAGGGATTACCACGTCCTGCCGTAGAGCAGGTTGGGGCTGACCATGCCGCCGTTGTAGTCGACGCCGGCCGAGTCCATGGGGGCCAGGGGGGGCACCTGGCCGTGCAGCGCCGGCGGGCTGGGGGAGAGCTCCTCCAGGTCGGCCGCCTGCCCCAGCGAGCCGGGGTGCGGgtgggcggcggggggggcggcggtggcggcggcgggcagcgccccggcggaggcggcggaggGCGGGGGGGCGGGCTGGCCGGGGGCCGGGGTGCCGCTGCCCGGCGGCGGACAGGGCTTGCCGTCCTTCACCAGCACGGGCACGGCGACGCGGCGCGGGgagtgctgctggcagaggccgccgccgccgccgccgtcggGGTGCAGCTGCTGGGCGGCCGCCTTGTCCTTGGCCTGGCGCTTCATCTTGTAGCGGTGGTTCTGGAACCAGATCTTCACCTGGGTGGGGGTGAGGTGGATCAGGCTGGCCAGGTGCTCCCGCTCCGGCGCCGACAGGTACTTCTGCTGCTTGAAGCGCCGCTCCAGCTCGTAGACCTGCGCCTGGGAGAAGAgcaccctcctcttcctccgcGGGGCCGCGTGGAGCGGCACGATGGCCTTGGCGCCCTCGGCGATGCCGCTCAGGCCGCCCATCCCGGCCACGTTCATCCCCGCCGACGGGCCCATGAACCTGGAGACTGAGCGGGACAGGCGGCTCAgcgccggcggccgccccgTCGGGGGCAgcggctccccccgcccgcccgccgcccctcgcccgccgccccccgccgccccgcgcccgcacTTACTGCTGGAGTAGCGGGGGTCGCCGCCGGCCCCGTACcagccgccgcccgccgccgccccgctccgcaTCCCCTCG encodes the following:
- the NKX2-4 gene encoding homeobox protein Nkx-2.4 isoform X1, producing the protein MSLSPKHTTPFSVTDILSPMEESYKKFGGMDGAGGLGAPLGPYRQPPVPAAAAAAVPQHVVAGPTGAAAYHMPHGVSQFPHGAVGGYCNGGLGNMGELPAYPEGMRSGAAAGGGWYGAGGDPRYSSISRFMGPSAGMNVAGMGGLSGIAEGAKAIVPLHAAPRRKRRVLFSQAQVYELERRFKQQKYLSAPEREHLASLIHLTPTQVKIWFQNHRYKMKRQAKDKAAAQQLHPDGGGGGGLCQQHSPRRVAVPVLVKDGKPCPPPGSGTPAPGQPAPPPSAASAGALPAADLEELSPSPPALHGQVPPLAPMDSAGVDYNGGMVSPNLLYGRTW
- the NKX2-4 gene encoding homeobox protein Nkx-2.4 isoform X2, producing MSLSPKHTTPFSVTDILSPMEESYKKFGGMDGAGGLGAPLGPYRQPPVPAAAAAAVPQHVVAGPTGAAAYHMPHGVSQFPHGAVGGYCNGGLGNMGELPAYPEGMRSGAAAGGGWYGAGGDPRYSSISRFMGPSAGMNVAGMGGLSGIAEGAKAIVPLHAAPRRKRRVLFSQAQVYELERRFKQQKYLSAPEREHLASLIHLTPTQVKIWFQNHRYKMKRQAKDKAAAQQLHPDGGGGGGLCQQHSPRRVAVPVLVKDGKPCPPPGSGTPAPGQPAPPPSAASAGALPAAATAAPPAAHPHPGSLGQAADLEELSPSPPALHGQVPPLAPMDSAGVDYNGGMVSPNLLYGRTW